In Falsirhodobacter algicola, the following are encoded in one genomic region:
- a CDS encoding c-type cytochrome: protein MNKLTLAGAAIIVVALGAYAVTRSSEQTAPVQETTAPAEGAAMVAVTLPDTLSPEGTMGKRAFDAVCADCHGDNAAGKMGIAPPLIHKIYEPSHHGDMAFQMAAANGVRAHHWKFGDMPPQPGMTRADVTSIIAYIREVQRANGIN, encoded by the coding sequence ATGAACAAACTCACCCTCGCCGGGGCCGCGATTATTGTCGTGGCGCTTGGTGCTTATGCAGTCACTCGCTCCTCCGAGCAAACCGCCCCCGTTCAGGAAACCACGGCGCCAGCGGAGGGCGCGGCCATGGTGGCCGTCACTCTTCCCGATACGTTGTCGCCCGAGGGGACGATGGGGAAGCGGGCTTTCGATGCGGTCTGCGCTGATTGCCATGGTGACAATGCCGCCGGGAAAATGGGGATCGCCCCGCCGCTAATCCACAAGATCTACGAGCCGTCGCATCATGGCGACATGGCCTTCCAGATGGCGGCTGCGAACGGCGTACGCGCACACCATTGGAAATTCGGCGACATGCCGCCGCAGCCCGGGATGACCCGCGCGGATGTGACGTCGATCATCGCCTACATCCGCGAAGTACAGCGCGCCAATGGGATCAACTAA
- a CDS encoding relaxase/mobilization nuclease domain-containing protein, translated as MSDFKSELGFQDCWSSAANKELNKPAGGSVGGGTRKPKAGADQPDRSSARAQTISAADKARLARVVKGAPEVMVKVSKPAKNDKSGNPIKVSRASEAVRASEHLAYISRNGKIDVENDRGETFSGRQQVGVIYREWMEKHDEDRREGSATDRTRITTSIVFSMPGTVNAEAVKDAVRALARQEFQGWHDYAMALHTDTHHPHVHLTLRTVGEDGQKLNLRKADLQRLRDTFAEKLRTRGIEAESTPRHARGVTRRGEVTPVYKIRQRGGKPLADARKMRQVRRDLDDNGGRLPQKAWDDALIARRNRVMATYDQAAMILAGSADPRDRDLARETKRFAARLTETTTQRAEMARSLAGQGDTRSVLRGRGHAVDNPERQQDLSKGSPDRGGRQR; from the coding sequence ATGAGCGATTTCAAGTCGGAGCTGGGGTTTCAGGACTGCTGGTCGTCAGCGGCCAACAAGGAACTGAACAAACCGGCAGGCGGATCAGTCGGTGGCGGCACCCGCAAGCCTAAGGCTGGCGCTGATCAGCCGGATCGTTCCTCTGCCCGGGCACAGACCATCTCGGCGGCAGACAAGGCGCGGCTGGCCCGTGTCGTCAAAGGCGCGCCGGAAGTCATGGTGAAGGTGTCCAAGCCTGCCAAGAACGATAAGTCCGGCAACCCGATCAAAGTCAGCCGAGCTTCAGAAGCGGTCAGGGCCTCAGAGCATCTCGCCTACATCAGCCGGAATGGAAAGATCGATGTCGAGAACGACCGGGGCGAGACTTTTTCGGGGCGGCAGCAGGTCGGTGTGATCTATCGCGAGTGGATGGAGAAGCACGACGAGGATCGCCGCGAAGGCTCCGCGACTGACCGCACGAGGATCACGACCAGCATCGTGTTTTCGATGCCCGGTACAGTGAACGCGGAAGCGGTGAAAGACGCGGTCAGGGCACTGGCAAGGCAGGAGTTCCAAGGGTGGCACGACTACGCGATGGCCCTGCACACGGATACGCACCACCCCCATGTGCACCTGACGCTGCGCACCGTTGGCGAGGACGGTCAGAAGCTGAACCTGCGGAAAGCCGATCTGCAGCGCCTGCGGGACACGTTCGCCGAGAAGCTCCGGACCCGGGGGATCGAGGCGGAATCCACCCCGCGCCATGCCCGAGGCGTGACGCGCCGGGGAGAGGTGACGCCGGTCTACAAGATCAGACAGAGGGGCGGTAAGCCCTTGGCCGATGCCCGGAAGATGCGCCAAGTCCGGCGTGATCTCGACGATAATGGCGGGCGTCTGCCGCAGAAGGCGTGGGATGATGCGTTGATCGCGCGGCGCAACAGGGTGATGGCGACCTATGACCAAGCCGCGATGATCTTGGCTGGCTCAGCAGACCCGAGGGACCGTGACCTAGCGCGGGAAACCAAACGGTTCGCAGCGCGACTAACCGAGACGACCACGCAACGTGCCGAGATGGCCCGGTCTCTGGCGGGGCAGGGGGACACGCGTTCCGTGCTGCGTGGACGCGGACACGCAGTCGATAATCCAGAGCGTCAGCAGGATCTATCGAAGGGGAGCCCAGACAGGGGTGGACGTCAACGATAG
- a CDS encoding ParB/RepB/Spo0J family partition protein, whose protein sequence is MTEKKFGSTMQTLDRLKKSGDLSALTRKNKPAQTGQREIPLDDIMPDPEQPRRHFDKDQLASLAESIRTQGVLQAITVQPADDAGKHMLIMGERRFQAAKLAGLTKIPAVVREMTDALRMAQLTENVQRADLTTLEVAEAVAAMRAAGQSRSAIAEALGWNEGEVSRFAALAKMPDELRTAAAQNAPIRALSDLNALWKKDEAAVRQFLSVTEANDISRVTVERLRGEIDGKGAMPEVGIPVQPAPEAPQAEGPKDAPDANVGTADVAGQGDEPGEALTVASPQSPRPRVATASPALLVRHGGQLGRALLDQPASNSKSVLIRFEEDGRVAEVLLAEVELVELLRD, encoded by the coding sequence ATGACCGAGAAGAAGTTTGGCAGCACGATGCAGACGCTGGATCGCCTCAAGAAGAGCGGCGATCTGTCGGCCCTGACGCGGAAGAACAAACCTGCGCAGACCGGGCAGCGTGAAATCCCGCTCGATGACATCATGCCGGACCCCGAGCAGCCCCGTCGCCATTTTGACAAGGATCAGTTGGCGTCCCTGGCGGAGAGCATCCGGACCCAAGGAGTGCTTCAGGCGATCACGGTGCAGCCTGCCGATGATGCCGGAAAGCACATGCTGATCATGGGCGAGCGGCGTTTTCAGGCCGCAAAGCTGGCGGGACTGACCAAGATCCCCGCAGTCGTTCGCGAGATGACCGATGCGCTCCGGATGGCGCAGCTCACCGAGAACGTTCAGCGGGCCGATCTGACGACCCTGGAGGTGGCCGAGGCTGTCGCGGCAATGCGGGCCGCAGGGCAGTCGCGCAGCGCGATTGCCGAGGCGCTTGGCTGGAATGAAGGGGAGGTGTCCCGTTTCGCCGCCTTGGCAAAGATGCCCGATGAGTTGCGAACAGCAGCCGCGCAGAACGCACCGATCCGCGCGCTTTCGGATTTGAACGCGCTCTGGAAGAAGGACGAGGCCGCCGTTCGGCAGTTTCTCAGCGTGACCGAGGCGAATGATATTTCCCGCGTGACGGTCGAGCGTCTGCGTGGGGAAATCGACGGGAAAGGAGCCATGCCCGAAGTGGGGATTCCGGTGCAACCCGCACCAGAGGCCCCGCAAGCTGAGGGTCCGAAGGACGCTCCCGATGCAAACGTTGGGACTGCGGATGTGGCAGGGCAGGGGGACGAGCCGGGTGAAGCGCTTACGGTCGCTTCTCCGCAATCGCCCCGGCCTCGTGTTGCAACGGCATCTCCGGCTCTTCTGGTCCGTCATGGCGGGCAGCTTGGCCGGGCCTTGCTTGATCAGCCTGCCTCGAACAGCAAGTCTGTTCTCATTCGCTTCGAGGAGGATGGCCGGGTGGCAGAAGTGCTATTGGCCGAGGTGGAGCTGGTGGAGCTGCTGCGGGACTGA
- a CDS encoding ParA family protein, with product MKTIVIANNKGGVGKTTVATQIAFYLGRAGYSVIAVDLDGQRNLTSALNGKRVVGNALQMIESGEAPSFSVDPGEVVLIEGDRDVPVSSDDAVLQSTVAALDGLEGADFCVIDTPPTFSALVYGALLTADFMLSPIELKRFSLDGVEGVLKAFVQVQEINEGIQFLGLLPSRFDAVKQNERETLQAVAESYSNLLVPHAIRNRVGYETAEAEGIPVFEVPTASGKDAAVEFGEFFDWFIETVEKED from the coding sequence GTGAAGACGATCGTAATCGCGAATAACAAGGGCGGTGTCGGCAAGACGACCGTTGCGACCCAGATCGCCTTCTATCTCGGTCGCGCAGGCTATTCCGTCATCGCCGTTGACCTAGATGGGCAGCGCAACCTGACCAGTGCCTTGAACGGCAAGCGGGTGGTCGGGAACGCGTTGCAGATGATCGAGAGTGGTGAGGCCCCGAGCTTCTCTGTCGATCCTGGTGAAGTTGTCCTGATCGAAGGAGATCGAGACGTTCCGGTCAGCTCCGACGATGCTGTTCTGCAAAGCACCGTGGCGGCGCTGGACGGGCTTGAGGGCGCGGACTTCTGCGTCATTGATACCCCGCCGACTTTCTCGGCATTGGTCTACGGGGCGCTTCTGACGGCGGACTTCATGCTGTCGCCTATTGAATTGAAGCGCTTCTCTCTGGACGGGGTCGAGGGCGTGCTGAAAGCCTTCGTGCAGGTCCAGGAGATTAACGAAGGCATCCAGTTCCTTGGTCTTTTGCCGTCCCGCTTTGATGCGGTGAAGCAGAACGAGCGCGAAACCCTGCAAGCGGTTGCCGAGTCCTACTCCAACCTCTTGGTGCCTCATGCCATCCGCAACCGCGTCGGCTATGAGACGGCAGAGGCGGAAGGCATCCCGGTTTTCGAGGTGCCGACAGCCAGCGGCAAGGATGCAGCCGTCGAGTTCGGTGAGTTCTTCGACTGGTTCATCGAGACCGTCGAGAAGGAGGATTAA
- a CDS encoding ArdC family protein, which yields MAKSDFDIYQHVTNQIIEAMEAGVSPWRKPWSGGEQGVSFPLRSNGEPYRGINILMLWLAAHANGFGSAHWFTFKQAKELGAHVRKGQKSSTVVKYGTVERENDDGEAVAISYARAYRVFNADQIEGLPEEFYRRPEVQEDLGTRPLPEVDAFFQAVGARVTHGGARACYVPAEDRIQMPPVSAFISAQHYTATLCHEVTHWTGHRSRLDRFKMGSTKADYAREELIAEIGSCFLGARIGVEPTIDEAASYLDSWLGVLKEDKRAIFKAASAAQKAADFVLEAAAAGGASEIAA from the coding sequence ATGGCAAAATCGGATTTCGACATCTACCAGCACGTCACCAACCAAATCATCGAGGCGATGGAAGCGGGCGTTTCGCCGTGGCGCAAGCCTTGGTCCGGCGGGGAGCAAGGCGTCTCGTTCCCGCTGCGGTCGAATGGCGAACCGTATCGCGGGATCAATATTCTGATGCTGTGGCTTGCAGCCCATGCCAACGGGTTCGGCTCAGCACATTGGTTCACCTTCAAGCAGGCGAAGGAGTTGGGCGCGCATGTGCGCAAGGGCCAGAAGTCGTCGACCGTGGTGAAATACGGGACCGTCGAGCGGGAGAATGACGATGGCGAGGCGGTCGCGATCTCCTATGCCCGCGCCTATCGTGTTTTCAACGCCGACCAGATCGAGGGCTTGCCGGAAGAGTTCTACCGTCGCCCCGAGGTTCAGGAGGATCTTGGCACCCGGCCCCTGCCGGAGGTCGACGCGTTCTTTCAAGCGGTTGGTGCCCGCGTCACACATGGCGGTGCACGGGCGTGCTATGTCCCTGCGGAGGACCGTATCCAGATGCCGCCTGTGTCCGCCTTCATTTCCGCGCAGCACTACACGGCGACGCTTTGCCATGAGGTCACGCATTGGACCGGCCATCGGTCGCGGCTGGACCGCTTCAAGATGGGAAGCACGAAGGCAGATTATGCCCGCGAGGAGTTGATTGCAGAAATCGGCAGTTGCTTCCTTGGGGCGCGCATTGGAGTAGAGCCGACCATCGACGAGGCCGCGTCCTATCTCGATAGCTGGCTCGGGGTGTTGAAAGAGGACAAGCGCGCGATCTTCAAAGCCGCAAGCGCCGCGCAGAAGGCCGCAGATTTCGTTCTGGAGGCCGCAGCCGCTGGAGGCGCAAGCGAGATCGCCGCCTGA
- a CDS encoding ParB/RepB/Spo0J family partition protein — protein MTKQSMITADEARFSLAKLVLSPMNPRQDVPAAEVEELAESIWTAGLIQNLAGIMDGKGGAEIVAGGRRLRALQLLAERHVDLAQVRPELANPPVRLAPDDSTAQAWAVAENAARRDLHPADEIRAYGKMERSGATPAAIARAFAVTEKSVYRPLALAGLPEAVIDALAANEINLSAAACFTISSDEVRSLEVLEQCRGNTLSDYQIKKALKPDAVKDTDRRAKFVGVEAYQAAGGHVGGDLFAEETLLDDTDILDAVFAERLAEDAERRKCDGWKWVEVSHADYLGYWFLQENGFERIHREAGTLSPEQSERFDELAEQAEADALDEAGQEEFAALNAITEGDYTGMQRAHSGVIIYVDSQGEVQSYEGLIRKADKAEAVAAGLLAKSQNSADDAPKSPISQKLRDDLGRVSRGARQHAALRDPDLLIDLLAYQLSHTLYWCKPFGLSVEDVPNWPTTEADGYALDERLTENPPRDMYGKDLGKSFRAFRQKGAGHMRGELVRFLAAQLRGGDEKLMALIEKETQPNTREVWTPTAANFFGRVGGPYMSDLWRDLLDLPADHPTATSFDKLKKGEKAAKLEALFRGDHDLRNALGVTGEQADKIAVWLPDGME, from the coding sequence ATGACCAAACAGAGCATGATCACTGCCGACGAAGCCCGCTTCTCGCTGGCGAAACTGGTTCTTTCTCCGATGAACCCGCGCCAAGACGTGCCTGCCGCCGAGGTCGAGGAGTTGGCGGAAAGCATCTGGACCGCTGGCCTGATCCAGAACCTTGCCGGGATCATGGACGGCAAGGGAGGTGCCGAAATCGTTGCTGGTGGCCGTCGCCTGCGAGCGTTGCAACTGCTGGCAGAGCGCCACGTCGATCTGGCCCAGGTGCGCCCTGAACTGGCAAATCCTCCGGTCCGCCTCGCGCCCGATGACAGCACCGCACAGGCGTGGGCCGTGGCCGAGAATGCCGCCCGCCGCGACCTTCACCCTGCCGATGAAATCCGGGCCTATGGCAAGATGGAGCGGAGCGGCGCGACCCCGGCAGCGATTGCACGCGCCTTCGCCGTGACTGAAAAAAGCGTCTACCGCCCCCTCGCGCTGGCCGGTCTGCCGGAAGCCGTGATCGACGCTCTGGCCGCGAATGAAATCAATCTCAGCGCCGCCGCCTGTTTCACGATTAGCAGCGACGAGGTGCGGAGCCTTGAAGTTCTGGAGCAGTGCCGGGGCAACACCCTGTCCGACTATCAGATCAAGAAGGCGTTGAAGCCCGACGCGGTGAAGGACACCGACCGCCGCGCGAAATTCGTGGGCGTCGAGGCATATCAGGCCGCAGGTGGTCATGTCGGCGGTGATCTTTTCGCGGAAGAGACCTTGCTGGATGACACGGATATTCTTGATGCTGTTTTCGCGGAACGGCTTGCCGAAGACGCGGAGAGACGCAAGTGCGACGGCTGGAAGTGGGTCGAGGTGAGCCACGCCGATTATCTAGGCTACTGGTTTCTGCAAGAGAACGGTTTCGAGCGCATCCACAGGGAGGCGGGCACGCTTTCACCCGAGCAGTCCGAGCGGTTCGATGAACTGGCGGAACAGGCCGAGGCCGACGCGTTGGACGAGGCAGGACAGGAAGAGTTTGCCGCCCTCAATGCGATCACGGAAGGCGACTACACCGGGATGCAGCGCGCGCATTCCGGCGTCATCATCTATGTGGACTCGCAGGGCGAGGTGCAGAGCTATGAGGGCCTGATCCGCAAGGCCGACAAGGCCGAGGCGGTTGCGGCGGGCCTTCTGGCGAAGTCGCAGAACAGTGCCGACGATGCGCCCAAGAGCCCCATTTCCCAGAAACTCCGTGATGATCTTGGCCGCGTCTCACGCGGTGCCCGTCAACATGCTGCCTTGCGTGACCCTGACCTACTGATCGACCTGCTGGCCTATCAGTTGAGCCACACTCTCTATTGGTGCAAGCCGTTCGGCCTGTCCGTCGAGGACGTGCCGAACTGGCCGACGACCGAGGCCGATGGCTATGCGCTGGACGAGCGCCTGACCGAGAACCCGCCGCGCGATATGTATGGAAAGGACCTTGGAAAGAGCTTCCGCGCGTTCCGTCAAAAGGGGGCGGGTCACATGCGCGGCGAACTGGTTCGCTTTCTTGCCGCGCAGCTTCGGGGCGGTGATGAGAAGCTGATGGCGCTGATCGAGAAGGAGACACAGCCGAACACCCGCGAAGTCTGGACCCCGACCGCCGCCAACTTCTTTGGCCGCGTGGGAGGCCCCTACATGTCGGACCTCTGGCGTGATCTGCTGGACCTGCCTGCGGATCACCCGACCGCCACCAGCTTCGACAAGCTGAAAAAGGGCGAGAAGGCCGCGAAGCTCGAAGCCCTGTTCCGTGGTGATCACGACCTACGCAATGCTCTCGGTGTCACCGGCGAGCAGGCCGACAAGATCGCGGTATGGCTGCCTGACGGTATGGAGTGA
- a CDS encoding HAD family hydrolase, whose protein sequence is MKSPVLFDLDETLLSRAASVRIFVEQQFWGKDLGRFTSLDTLCDRFMMLDARGTVSKSVVYKIITQEMGLGCTDCGRALFDEYEANAWRHAFAFDGMRELLLWLRGDGRKIGIVSNGQTHIQLRSLLALNLDRLVDTYLISEAEACRKPEPEIFRRAAQRLAAAPQDCIFVGDSPHADMAGARAVHMRTVWFQNALPWPDDFDWRPDAIVSSLGDVRGVVENLDGGA, encoded by the coding sequence GTGAAATCGCCGGTGCTGTTCGATCTTGATGAGACGCTGTTAAGCAGGGCAGCATCCGTTCGTATCTTTGTCGAGCAACAATTCTGGGGAAAAGACCTCGGGCGCTTTACCAGCCTGGACACACTTTGCGACCGATTCATGATGCTGGATGCCAGAGGGACCGTATCAAAAAGCGTAGTCTACAAGATCATCACGCAAGAGATGGGGCTTGGGTGCACCGATTGCGGACGGGCGCTTTTTGATGAATACGAGGCTAACGCTTGGAGGCATGCATTCGCCTTCGATGGGATGCGCGAGTTATTGTTGTGGCTGCGCGGCGATGGCCGGAAAATTGGGATAGTCAGCAACGGTCAGACGCATATTCAATTGCGGAGCCTGCTCGCACTGAACCTTGATCGGCTGGTCGATACCTACCTGATTTCGGAAGCCGAAGCTTGTCGAAAGCCTGAGCCAGAGATATTTCGGCGCGCGGCACAGAGGTTGGCTGCCGCACCGCAGGACTGCATTTTCGTCGGTGACTCTCCTCATGCCGACATGGCCGGAGCGCGCGCAGTTCACATGAGGACCGTTTGGTTTCAGAACGCTTTGCCGTGGCCCGACGATTTCGACTGGCGGCCGGACGCGATAGTTTCGTCTTTGGGCGATGTACGCGGGGTCGTCGAGAATCTGGATGGTGGAGCGTGA
- a CDS encoding Abi family protein has translation MKFTKKPSSIEQQLQLLIQRGMDVGDHATAMKWLETVGYYRLSAYWLPFERPPENGNARSKIFESDATLSAVTDLYVFDRRLRVLVLEAIERVEVHVRSRWTYHMAHAHGAHAHLDHRLFSGFLNHAEQLVRLARAVDKSEETFILYHKGKYTDPYSPPLWSATELMTLGELSKWFQATKDNKIKSQVGRDLGLPTKEIVEGTLQVLALTRNICAHHGRLWNRRTVKRLPKIKRFKKDLVLVTEGQQEENDNRLYNILVVLLHMMDKQATDSTWRDRLRNLIEAQSDSDRSKMGFPTDWRTRPVWNP, from the coding sequence TTGAAGTTCACCAAGAAGCCTTCAAGCATCGAGCAACAACTACAGCTCCTCATCCAGCGTGGCATGGATGTCGGTGACCACGCCACTGCAATGAAGTGGCTTGAGACAGTAGGATATTACAGGCTGAGCGCCTACTGGCTCCCCTTTGAAAGACCTCCCGAAAACGGCAACGCGCGCAGCAAGATCTTCGAAAGCGACGCAACCCTCAGTGCAGTCACCGATCTGTATGTCTTCGACCGAAGGCTGCGCGTTCTGGTACTGGAGGCAATCGAACGTGTTGAAGTGCATGTGAGATCGCGCTGGACCTACCATATGGCACATGCCCACGGTGCCCATGCTCATCTGGATCACCGCCTGTTTTCTGGCTTCTTGAACCATGCCGAACAGCTCGTCCGTCTCGCTCGGGCCGTGGATAAATCCGAAGAAACCTTCATTTTGTACCACAAAGGCAAGTACACGGACCCCTATTCCCCGCCCCTGTGGTCGGCAACTGAACTGATGACGCTTGGCGAACTCTCGAAGTGGTTCCAAGCAACAAAAGACAATAAAATCAAATCACAGGTGGGACGTGACCTGGGCTTGCCAACCAAAGAGATCGTAGAGGGCACTCTACAGGTGTTGGCGTTGACCAGAAACATCTGCGCACATCACGGACGGCTGTGGAACCGCAGGACCGTCAAACGACTACCCAAGATCAAACGCTTCAAAAAAGACCTAGTGCTGGTGACCGAAGGCCAGCAAGAAGAGAACGACAATCGGCTCTATAACATATTGGTCGTTCTGCTTCATATGATGGACAAGCAAGCGACGGACAGCACTTGGCGAGATCGGCTGCGGAATCTGATCGAAGCACAATCTGATTCCGACCGATCGAAAATGGGTTTCCCAACCGACTGGCGTACACGACCGGTCTGGAACCCATAA
- a CDS encoding GIY-YIG nuclease family protein produces the protein MADKFIDDDDALLSELGIEVEQKKQVARTPREERIIAGFEDIQKFVAEHGRLPRHAEDGDIFERLYAVRLQRLRDLPEAADLLADLDTDGLLSGVEVTPIADDLDDDALLAALGVEVEASPITELKHVRSNAERKDPEDIASRTRCEDFATFQPLFEKVQRELESGQRETRPFELKAEIQKGRFFIVEGQKAYVAEMGEETLTDQGRTDARLRVIFDNGTESRMLMRSLQRALNKDDAGRRITESVAGPLFADAPEEGDSTTGTIYVLRSKSDHPMVSENRDLVHKIGVTTLGVEKRIAGAHLQPTFLMAPVEVVATYELYNINQTRLENLIHRIFGTAQLDIEIPDRFGRPVMPREWFLVPLFVIDEAVQKIKDGTITKFRYDPEQASLVSS, from the coding sequence AGCAGAAGAAGCAGGTCGCGCGGACGCCCCGTGAGGAACGGATCATCGCGGGCTTCGAGGACATCCAGAAATTCGTCGCCGAGCATGGACGCCTGCCCCGGCATGCCGAGGACGGCGATATTTTCGAACGGCTTTATGCTGTACGCCTTCAACGGCTGCGGGACCTGCCGGAAGCCGCTGACCTTCTTGCCGACCTGGACACTGACGGCCTGCTGTCCGGAGTCGAGGTGACGCCCATTGCCGACGATCTGGATGATGATGCGTTGCTTGCCGCGCTTGGCGTCGAGGTCGAGGCCTCCCCGATCACCGAGCTGAAGCATGTCCGTTCGAACGCCGAACGCAAGGATCCGGAAGACATTGCCAGCCGCACGCGTTGCGAGGATTTCGCGACCTTCCAACCGCTGTTCGAGAAGGTCCAGCGGGAACTGGAGTCCGGGCAGCGCGAAACCCGCCCCTTCGAACTGAAGGCTGAAATCCAGAAGGGGCGTTTTTTCATCGTGGAGGGGCAAAAGGCCTATGTCGCGGAGATGGGCGAGGAGACCCTTACCGATCAAGGCAGGACGGATGCCCGTCTGCGCGTCATTTTCGACAACGGCACCGAAAGCAGAATGCTGATGCGTTCGCTTCAGCGAGCTTTGAACAAGGATGATGCCGGTCGGAGGATCACCGAGTCCGTCGCGGGGCCATTGTTCGCGGACGCACCCGAAGAGGGCGATAGCACCACCGGGACGATCTACGTCCTGCGCAGCAAGTCAGACCATCCCATGGTGTCCGAGAACCGGGACTTGGTGCACAAGATTGGCGTGACCACCTTGGGTGTCGAGAAGCGGATTGCCGGTGCGCATCTTCAACCGACGTTCCTGATGGCGCCGGTTGAGGTCGTGGCGACCTATGAGCTCTACAACATCAACCAGACCCGGCTTGAAAACCTGATCCACCGGATTTTCGGAACTGCACAGCTCGACATCGAAATTCCGGATCGGTTCGGACGTCCCGTGATGCCCCGAGAGTGGTTCCTGGTGCCGCTATTCGTCATCGACGAGGCGGTCCAGAAGATCAAGGACGGCACGATTACCAAGTTTCGGTATGACCCGGAGCAGGCCAGCCTCGTCTCCAGCTGA